Proteins co-encoded in one Polaromonas vacuolata genomic window:
- a CDS encoding YebC/PmpR family DNA-binding transcriptional regulator: MGAQWKAKGKDLAASAKGKIFGKLVKDIMIAARSGADPALNSRLRLVVEQARKVSMPKETLDRALKKGAGLTDDAVHFERVIYEGFAPHQVAVMVECLTDNVKRTAPEMRVLFRKGQLGTSGSVAWDFDHIGMIEAAPLNPDADADSAAIEAGAQDLEPGEDGNTLFLTEPADLDLVSRALPAQGFNVLSMKLGYKAKNPVNPADLSPEHLEEVEAFLAAIDANEDVQEIYVGLAG; the protein is encoded by the coding sequence ATGGGCGCGCAATGGAAAGCAAAGGGCAAGGATTTAGCAGCCAGTGCCAAGGGCAAAATTTTTGGCAAACTGGTTAAAGACATCATGATTGCCGCGCGCAGCGGCGCTGACCCAGCGCTGAATTCCCGCCTGCGACTGGTGGTGGAGCAAGCTCGCAAAGTCTCTATGCCGAAAGAAACATTGGATAGAGCGCTAAAAAAAGGTGCTGGCTTGACGGATGATGCGGTTCACTTTGAACGCGTCATCTACGAAGGCTTTGCACCCCATCAAGTAGCAGTGATGGTGGAATGCTTGACCGATAACGTCAAACGCACCGCACCTGAGATGCGGGTGTTGTTCCGCAAGGGCCAGTTGGGTACCTCGGGCTCGGTCGCTTGGGATTTCGACCACATAGGCATGATAGAAGCGGCACCGCTCAACCCCGACGCTGACGCCGACAGCGCAGCGATTGAGGCTGGCGCTCAAGACTTGGAGCCCGGTGAAGATGGCAACACACTGTTTTTGACCGAGCCAGCCGATCTGGATTTGGTGAGCCGCGCACTACCGGCTCAGGGTTTTAATGTGCTGTCCATGAAGCTGGGCTATAAGGCAAAAAATCCAGTCAATCCCGCCGACCTGAGCCCGGAGCATTTAGAAGAAGTCGAGGCCTTTTTGGCGGCGATAGATGCCAACGAGGATGTGCAAGAAATTTATGTAGGCCTAGCAGGCTAA
- the thiD gene encoding bifunctional hydroxymethylpyrimidine kinase/phosphomethylpyrimidine kinase, producing MNPLTFQFEYPRVLSIAGSDSSGGAGIQADLKTIAALGCYGATAITALTAQNTLGVLSIHAIPPQMLTDQIDAVVSDLGVDAVKIGMLHAPDIVLAVAAAIDRHSLKNVVLDPVMVATSGAVLIDHPAIAALVRELFGRAMLVTPNLDEAALLVARPLVSEQDMLGAAQQLLEMGAQAVLLKGGHLPGDQVSDLLLTPGEPPHWLRGQRIASANTHGTGCTLSSAIAAQLALGLDLRTAVHAARDYVRAAIAAGAVVRTGAGSGPLNHGFAPQLMRLKRLDTGLISGLDSV from the coding sequence ATGAACCCACTTACTTTTCAATTCGAATACCCGCGTGTGTTGAGCATTGCAGGCTCTGACAGCAGCGGCGGTGCTGGCATACAGGCAGACCTCAAAACCATTGCTGCGCTGGGCTGCTACGGCGCGACCGCAATTACCGCATTGACTGCGCAAAACACGCTGGGTGTGCTCTCAATCCATGCGATCCCGCCACAAATGTTGACCGATCAAATAGATGCAGTGGTGAGTGATTTAGGTGTTGATGCAGTCAAGATAGGCATGCTGCATGCGCCCGATATTGTGCTGGCGGTAGCAGCGGCGATTGACCGGCATAGTCTTAAAAATGTGGTGTTAGACCCGGTCATGGTGGCCACTAGCGGTGCGGTGCTGATAGACCATCCGGCTATCGCTGCACTGGTGCGCGAACTATTTGGCCGTGCCATGTTGGTCACACCCAACTTAGATGAGGCTGCGTTGTTAGTGGCTAGGCCCTTGGTCAGCGAGCAAGACATGCTGGGCGCGGCGCAGCAACTACTGGAGATGGGCGCCCAAGCCGTGTTGCTTAAAGGCGGCCATCTGCCGGGTGATCAGGTCAGCGATTTGCTGCTCACGCCGGGCGAGCCGCCGCATTGGTTGCGCGGCCAGCGTATTGCCAGCGCAAATACCCACGGCACGGGCTGCACACTGTCTTCGGCGATTGCAGCGCAGCTGGCGCTGGGTTTGGATTTACGTACGGCGGTGCATGCAGCACGTGACTATGTAAGGGCTGCCATTGCTGCTGGGGCGGTAGTGCGCACCGGTGCCGGTAGTGGGCCGCTAAATCATGGGTTTGCGCCCCAGCTTATGCGGCTAAAACGCTTGGATACAGGCTTGATTTCAGGTCTGGATTCGGTCTAG